One Hordeum vulgare subsp. vulgare chromosome 4H, MorexV3_pseudomolecules_assembly, whole genome shotgun sequence DNA window includes the following coding sequences:
- the LOC123446184 gene encoding exocyst complex component EXO70B1-like, which translates to MERIPIPIAMLPQKSSSFSQATIREEKLGRNLSLGAIKLNEHIERVKKDAAEAAGDKKAAAGGGEGGPADGETPELPPYEEPDLAELSAEVEAYLASRDGDAPLSISEVTLDRFASAVEVEIAQSEGEEDKWALREDGEQPLLLAAIKRVVTLASVLTASGGGNGTEGAVRYTIGVHRVTGVLHRSMTFLEDELHALLEDPRLGKTSNASESGSASAKSMKRPPSFGQGGDPDRSVVPSTEGGTGGDDASQPFPPETVDHLRAMVDVMITAGYETECTQVFLVARRNALDATMQGLGYEKASIDDVVKMAWEGLESEIGTWIKAFRHIVNVGLSAERDLCVRVFAGRNAGLGRDIFADLARCAMLQMFNFTEAVAMTKRAAEKLFKVLDMYEAIRDGAPVVDAFISVHKTEAGENPDGNSSGAEALADLKAELASVRSRLGESAAAIFCDLESSIRADAGKQPVPGGAVHPLTRYLMNYLKYACEYKNTLEQVFREFHRPDADDAPGHDGESNPFAAQLMEVMELLHGNLEAKSRLYKDLALSSIFLMNNGRYMLQKIRGSPEINAVVGEAWARKRSTDLRQYHKNYQRETWGRVLNVLRDDGVITVKGHVQKPVLKERFKQFNAAMDEIQRTQGAWVVSDEQLQSELRVSIAAVVVPAYRSFLGRFAQHFTAGRQTEKYIKLSADDLEGIIEELFEGSAGSMTRRRN; encoded by the coding sequence ATGGAGAGGATACCGATACCAATCGCGATGCTGCCGCAGAAGTCGAGCAGCTTCTCTCAGGCCACCATCCGCGAGGAGAAGCTCGGCCGCAACCTCTCCCTCGGCGCCATCAAGCTAAACGAGCACATCGAGCGCgtcaagaaggatgccgcggaagCCGCCGGCGACAAGAAAGCAGCGGCGGGCGGCGGAGAGGGTGgccccgcggacggcgagacgccGGAGCTGCCACCGTATGAGGAGCCGGACCTCGCCGAGCTCTCGGCGGAGGTCGAGGCCTACCTCGCAAGCCGGGACGGGGACGCGCCACTGAGCATCTCGGAGGTGACGCTCGACAGGTTCGCCTCCGCCGTGGAGGTGGAGATAGCGCAGTCGGAGGGCGAAGAGGATAAATGGGCGCTGCGGGAGGACGGCGAGCAGCCGCTTCTCCTCGCCGCGATCAAGCGCGTCGTCACGCTCGCATCCGTGCTCACCGCGAGCGGTGGCGGCAATGGCACAGAGGGTGCCGTCAGGTACACCATCGGCGTGCACCGCGTCACCGGCGTGCTTCACCGCTCCATGACGTTCCTCGAGGACGAGCTCCATGCGCTGCTCGAGGACCCCCGCCTCGGCAAAACTTCCAACGCCAGCGAATCCGGCAGCGCTTCCGCCAAGTCCATGAAGCGCCCGCCGTCGTTCGGGCAAGGTGGCGACCCAGATCGGAGCGTCGTTCCATCCACCGAAGGCGGCACTGGAGGCGACGACGCCTCCCAGCCGTTCCCCCCGGAGACTGTGGACCATCTCCGCGCCATGGTCGACGTCATGATCACCGCGGGCTACGAGACGGAGTGCACCCAGGTGTTCCTCGTGGCGCGCAGGAACGCGCTGGACGCGACGATGCAAGGCCTCGGGTACGAGAAGGCGAGCATCGACGATGTGGTGAAGATGGCATGGGAGGGGCTCGAGTCGGAGATCGGGACATGGATCAAGGCGTTCCGGCACATCGTCAATGTCGGCCTCTCCGCCGAGCGCGACCTCTGCGTCCGTGTCTTCGCTGGCCGCAACGCCGGCCTTGGCCGCGATATCTTCGCGGACCTTGCCCGCTGCGCCATGCTCCAGATGTTTAACTTCACGGAGGCCGTAGCTATGACCAAGCGCGCCGCCGAGAAGCTCTTCAAGGTGCTCGACATGTACGAGGCTATCCGCGATGGAGCCCCCGTCGTCGACGCCTTCATCTCCGTGCACAAAACCGAAGCCGGCGAGAACCCAGATGGCAACAGCAGTGGCGCCGAAGCTCTGGCCGACCTGAAGGCAGAGCTCGCCTCTGTGCGGTCCCGCCTAGGCGAGTCGGCCGCCGCCATCTTCTGCGACCTTGAGAGCTCCATCCGTGCCGACGCCGGGAAGCAGCCGGTCCCCGGCGGTGCGGTGCACCCGCTGACACGCTACCTGATGAACTACCTCAAGTACGCGTGCGAATACAAGAACACGCTGGAGCAGGTGTTCCGGGAGTTCCACCGGCCGGACGCCGACGACGCCCCCGGGCACGACGGCGAGAGCAACCCGTTCGCTGCGCAGCTGATGGAGGTGATGGAGCTCCTCCACGGGAACCTGGAGGCCAAGTCTCGGCTGTACAAGGACCTGGCGCTGAGCAGCATCTTCCTGATGAACAACGGGCGGTACATGCTGCAGAAGATCCGGGGCTCGCCGGAGATCAACGCGGTGGTCGGCGAGGCGTGGGCTCGCAAGCGGTCGACGGACCTCCGGCAGTACCACAAGAACTACCAGCGCGAGACGTGGGGCCGCGTGCTGAACGTGCTCCGCGACGACGGCGTGATCACGGTGAAGGGGCACGTGCAGAAGCCGGTGCTCAAGGAGCGGTTCAAGCAGTTCAACGCCGCCATGGACGAGATCCAGCGGACGCAGGGCGCGTGGGTGGTGAGCGACGAGCAGCTGCAGTCGGAGCTCCGGGTATCCATCGCCGCCGTCGTGGTGCCAGCGTACCGGTCCTTCCTCGGCCGCTTCGCGCAGCACTTCACCGCGGGGAGGCAGACGGAGAAGTACATCAAGTTGAGCGCGGACGACCTCGAGGGCATCATCGAAGAGCTCTTCGAGGGCAGCGCCGGGTCCATGACGAGGAGAAGAAATTAA